CTTAAAGGAGCTCCATAGATTTCCTCTCCATCAAGGTACATTATCAGATAATGGGCATCCGGATTATCAACTGCCCCGGTTTCCAGTGCAACTTTCTGAAGAGCCCTGGCTCCATCTTCTTTCAGGGTAAAAGGAGTGTGCCACTGTTCATCGTGGTATGTCGGAATTCCCACACTTTGAATGGAATCGCCGTAAAGGACATGCTGTGTTTCATTTCCGGTCGTCTGAATTCTGATCTCAAACTTTCCGGGCTTTTCAGCTATTTCCTTGGCAGTTGCCAGGTCGATGCCTGCAAAATCAATAAGAATATATTCGTCCCCTACAGTTCTTACAGGAATATCTTTGAGGCCCATAGAGTTGAGTTTATCGTTAAGGATGTCCCTTGTGAGGTCTCTGGTTTCAGTGCTGACTCCTTCCTTATAAGTTGAGGTTCCATCTTCATTCTTGCGGATTGATCCCCCAACATCTTCCAGTAAAGCCTCAAGCTGTTCTTCAGGGACTGCAGTCCTTATTTCGTAGACGGTCCCGTCCTGAGAACCCATGGCAACTACTTCTGCATCAACGGCTTTTGCAAGATAAGCCTGGAGAAGTGCTTCCTTGCTGGTTTCAGAGATAGTTACCTGAGTCGTGTTTCCGTTAAGTTTGTCCACGCTTACCGTACCCAGAGAATCAAGCTGGGAGGCACTGACCTGAGCAGATGTCGTAAAGGTGACGGAACCGCCGGCAGAACCTCCGACGTCAAGGCTATTTTTTGTAATCTCAATCGGAGCTCCAATTATAGGCTCGACAATTCCGCTGACCAGTTCTCCGGAATCTGCATCAACCTGGACAAGTACACCCTGGAGTTTTATCTGGAGCCAGGACCCGCCTTCCAGGTCAAGCCCAAAGTTGAGGTTGGTTGTTATCCCTTCGCCGGGTGTATAGCTTGGGTGGATGGCTATTAAAGAGCCAAGAAGGATCAGAATGAAGATAATGACTCTCGGATTTTTAAGAAGTCCTTTTTTATCGCTCATCTATTATACCTCCCTCTGAATTCGGGTTTCAGAGAATACCACCTTAGAATCCCCGTATTCAGCAGCCAGGTATTCATCATGTCTGCAAAAAGTCCCGCAATCAACACTATTGAAATCTGCGAAAGCAGAGTGATCTGTGTGAATGAGGGAACGACCAGGTAGGCGAAAGTTGAGACTATGAACATTGCAGTGAGCGCTGCAAGGGTTGTGGTAGTCATTGTGATACCTGTGTGCATAGCCCTGGAAATTTTCTCTTCTACTGGCCCCCTGCGTTTAAGTACTCTATTTGTGAGCAGAATGTCACTATCTACAGAATAACCGATAAGCATAAGCAGAGCCGCAAGTGTTCCCAGGGACAATTCGATCCCTGCAACCCTCATGAAAGCAGCCGCAATCGCAATATCAGAAAAGGCAGAGAGTATAACCGCAGCAGAAGGGATAAGGGTCCTGAAGATCAAAAACACAATTATTGCCATCCCTATAAAAGAAATAGCAAGGGCCTGTAAAGCCTGCACCTGAAGTTCCTGACCATAAACAGGTCCAACCTGCTGGATCTGCACATTGGAATAACGGCCCATTACATCTTCTTCAAGCTGGCGCTGCTGTTCGTTATCCATAATCCCGAACTGCATGATAACTCTGCTTCCGGCCTGCCTGACATCCGTGATAGGATAAGAAGAATACATATTTTCAAGTACAGCAGGAGATTCGGTAGTTTCTAACGAAATCTGGGTACCGCCCTGAAATTCCATTCCCAGGATTAATGGCGACCCGCTGCTTACAAAAGAAACTAGCAGTACTACTAAAGAAAGTGCAAGTACTGCAAGGGGGAATGCCAGCAACTGGCGATTATCGTGACTTTTCACGAAATTATCTAAAAATTCGGTCAAACCTGTTGCCATAATTAAATACTCCGGATGAATGCGTCTATTTTTTCTTGAATCTATCCGAGTTTTTTTGCCGGACATGGAGTCCAGAAAACGTTCAAATTTAGAACACGGAAGTACCATATATCAGCCGGGAACATCCGGGCTATGAGCCCGGAACGCACCTGATAACCTCGATTATAAGTCCTCTTTGAGCTTTCTTCAAAGTCAGGTTCCGAAAAGAAATAACCGCATTCTTTATAGTGTAAATAAGTTTATTTTCTTCAGTTCTATATTCTATAGATTATATTAATTATTCCTCGAAAAACAATTCTTTCCCTATATAGCGTTAATTCATTCATTTAAAATTTATTGCCAGAAGTGATACAAGTTCTAACGTTATAACTATATATACCATTTACTCTTCATTAAAAATAATGACAGAAAGACCTTCTCTTGATGAGTATTTTCTTGAAATAGCCTACGTGGTGGGAAAGAGAGCGACCTGCCTCCGGAACAATGTGGGGGCAGTAATTGTACGGGATAAACGTATTCTTTCAACCGGTTATAATGGGGCCCCAAGCGGCATGGAACACTGCCTTGATGTAGGATGTATCCGGGAACTTGAAAAAATCCCCTCAGGCACGCGGCACGAGAAATGCAGGGCAGTACATGCAGAGCAGAACGCCATTATCCAGGCTGCACTCCACGGAGTAAGTATTGCCGGAGCAACTATTTACTGTACGCATCAACCGTGTATCCTGTGTGCTAAAATGATTATAAACTCAAACATCAAAAGGGTAGTATACTCAATACCTTATCCTGACACCGATTCCCTGATTTTCTTCAGGAGCGCAGGCGTGGAAGTGGAACATATTCCTTTTGAGATAAAATATTGAATACCTGGCAAGTTATATTGTAAGTACGGAAAAGGGATAAGAGGTGGAGTAATGCCCGAAGAACTAAAAGCCAGAACACTGAAAGTAGAAGATCTGATCGAGTACCAGGAAGGGTCGGTTGTAAGCAGGGAAATTATCCGTAAAGACACAGGAACTGTGACTGTATTTGCCTTTGACAAAGGGGAAGGATTGAGCGAACATACTGCACCTTTCGATGCCATGGTTCAGGTAATAGACGGGAAGGCAGAGATCATTATTTCCGGGAATAAAAACGTTCTTGAGGGAGGGGACATGATAATAATGCCTGCCAGTGAACCCCATGCTCTCAATGCCCTTGAAAGGTTCAAAATGATTCTGACAATGATTCGCTCGTAACTGATCTATGTGCAATATATTCTCTTTTAATTTTTACTTTTAAACCTTAAATCCCGAGTTTTACCTCTAACCCGGTCATATTTTTAATCCAATACTGTTTTCAACATTAATCCAATATGTTTTTAACATTAATCCAATATGTTTTTAACATTAATCCAATATGTTTTTAACATTAATCCAATAATGTTTTTAACATTTTTTCCAGCTCATTTCTTATTTCTCAAGCACCGAAGACCCTGTTTAATGACATCCATGTTTTCAGGGCGGTATGACTCTTTTATAGATGTATCCCCTTCACAGTAGTAATCAAGCCCGCGGATGATTACAACCGGGATTCCACCTGCTCCTTCTCCCATTAAAAGATTGGCAGCACCTGCAAGTTCGTCAGCAATTGCCTGCTCTGTGATTTCCAGGACTTTGCCGAAAAGGTCCTTTTCCCCTATCCAGCGTTTTACAGGTTTTATATTATAAATTCCGATGGCAACTCCAGTCTGCCCGATCTTGAAAGCTCTTCCGTTTGTGTCCGTA
This window of the Methanosarcina mazei S-6 genome carries:
- a CDS encoding cupin domain-containing protein, which encodes MPEELKARTLKVEDLIEYQEGSVVSREIIRKDTGTVTVFAFDKGEGLSEHTAPFDAMVQVIDGKAEIIISGNKNVLEGGDMIIMPASEPHALNALERFKMILTMIRS
- a CDS encoding preprotein translocase subunit SecD; translation: MSDKKGLLKNPRVIIFILILLGSLIAIHPSYTPGEGITTNLNFGLDLEGGSWLQIKLQGVLVQVDADSGELVSGIVEPIIGAPIEITKNSLDVGGSAGGSVTFTTSAQVSASQLDSLGTVSVDKLNGNTTQVTISETSKEALLQAYLAKAVDAEVVAMGSQDGTVYEIRTAVPEEQLEALLEDVGGSIRKNEDGTSTYKEGVSTETRDLTRDILNDKLNSMGLKDIPVRTVGDEYILIDFAGIDLATAKEIAEKPGKFEIRIQTTGNETQHVLYGDSIQSVGIPTYHDEQWHTPFTLKEDGARALQKVALETGAVDNPDAHYLIMYLDGEEIYGAPLSYSAAAKLREGPIYSWEASTGTDENAKVQATALQVHLRAGALPVNVELVGSGHVDAGLGSQFKIEAVIAGFVSLLAVAAVVYYRYRRPEILIPMVGTSTSEVIMILGVAAAIGWQLDLAAIAGVIAAIGTGIDHLVIITDEVLYEGKLPPTKVFLSRIGKAFAIILGAAATNIIALSPLVVMGFGSLKGFAITTIIGVFIGVVFARPVYGVVIKEFLHADENGNGSITE
- a CDS encoding deoxycytidylate deaminase produces the protein MTERPSLDEYFLEIAYVVGKRATCLRNNVGAVIVRDKRILSTGYNGAPSGMEHCLDVGCIRELEKIPSGTRHEKCRAVHAEQNAIIQAALHGVSIAGATIYCTHQPCILCAKMIINSNIKRVVYSIPYPDTDSLIFFRSAGVEVEHIPFEIKY
- a CDS encoding protein translocase subunit SecF, whose amino-acid sequence is MATGLTEFLDNFVKSHDNRQLLAFPLAVLALSLVVLLVSFVSSGSPLILGMEFQGGTQISLETTESPAVLENMYSSYPITDVRQAGSRVIMQFGIMDNEQQRQLEEDVMGRYSNVQIQQVGPVYGQELQVQALQALAISFIGMAIIVFLIFRTLIPSAAVILSAFSDIAIAAAFMRVAGIELSLGTLAALLMLIGYSVDSDILLTNRVLKRRGPVEEKISRAMHTGITMTTTTLAALTAMFIVSTFAYLVVPSFTQITLLSQISIVLIAGLFADMMNTWLLNTGILRWYSLKPEFRGRYNR